The nucleotide sequence TTTGTATGGACGAACAACCAGTTCAGCTGATAAAGGAAACTCGTTTACCTATCCCGGCAACTAAAAATCATGCTAAACGCGTTGATTATGAGTATGAGCGTAACGGAACAGCCAGTATTTTCATGTTCACCGAGCCTCTTTCAGGCTGGCGTGAAGCCACAGCTCGTCCTCGGCGGACTAAAACAGATTGGGCGATCGAAGTGGCTCGCCTCCTTGAAGGTCGCTATGCAGAATGTGAAAAGATAACGTTGGTTTGCGATAATCTCAACACCCATACAAAGGGAGCTTTTTATGAGGCTTTTCCTCCTGAACGTGCTCGTGCATTAGTACGCCGGATTGAATTTTGTTACACACCGAAACATGGTAGCTGGCTCAATATAGCAGAAAACGAATTGAGCTCCATGACTCGACAATGTCTTGCCAATCGTCGTATAGGAGATATCGAGACGTTACAGAAAGAGATTGCCGCATGGTCAAGCGATGTGAATAACACTCAACGTGGTGTTGAGTGGCAAATGAAAATTTCTGATGCCCGGTGCAAATTAAAATCCGTTTACCCTAAAATTAAGTCGTGACAGAGCACTAGTCTCATCAGCAAAAATGCCAGCCGGTGCGCTCCCAGGGTGACATTTCACTCGGTGACTCACCGTAATATCGTAGCAGCCCCAGGTCTGTGTCTTTCTCTTCTCCGAGTTCCTGCCCGTGGACGACTTCTCCTTTATAGCTGAGTGTTCCGTATTGATGTTCGCTACGGGTGCCGACCGCACGGTAAGAGAGGCGTAATTGCCAGCCGCCTTCCTGGAAAAGGGTGTCTGGTTTGACTGGTGAAGAGGGCCTGTTGTTGATCGCAGCAATGACTTGCTCCCAGTCTTTGGGATACATGCTTTCCTTGTCCCGTCATCGTTCAAGGTCCGCTGTCATTTTTGCGGCAAGAAGGGACAGTTCGTCTTGGTCGTAGCGTTGCAGGAGTTTTTCAGGGCGCTCTGTTGGACAACCTGGTGGATATATTCGTTGAACTCGGGACGGGACATTTTTGTATGGTAGTCTTTCATGGTAGGTTTTGGGGTGAAAGGTGTGGGAATTAAGTAGGTCTGTTTGAAGTCCTTATTGTTACAAAGTGGAACCCGGTTTCGCTTTCACCTGAAAAATTCTCTTCTTTTAGGTTAAAACCTACTTCATTAGCAAGAGGGTGAAAACGATTATATGACTGTTCATCAAAAGCATATGCGGCACCCAATTTTATCCCATTGATTATCTCACCAAATCTGGTTTTCTTTATTGTTGTTTTCTTTGCAGATTCTGGTGATACAAAATTTATGAAGTTTTTCATCTCTTGTTCTGAACCAGAGATTACGCAAGCATCTCCATCGCAAATGACTTCTGTTTTTGATTTATAAGCGAAATAGCCGATTACCTTGCTGTCACGATGCATATTTATACCTTTTTTGTTTTATGGTTTAACGTGCGTCCCCGATTTACCGAAAAATGAAAGAAAGATTTACAGGTTAGCTGAATCAACACGACGTATAAAACTTGCCTTGCGCCTATGCTCTTCCTGAATGGTCATCAGTTTTGATTTGAACAAACTGGTTGCATTGTTCTTTTTGGCAAGATCCTTCAAATCAATCAGGAGTTTAACCGCTTCATCATAGCTTTTGGGGGTTCTGGTCAAAATAAGGGTGTTAACTTGCTCCCATATTTCATTTTCTCTTTCGGCCAGTCCGTTCAAATATTTTTCTCTTGCGATGGCCGCTTCCTTTTCCTTGCGTGCTTTTTCCTTTGCTTTCTGTTCAGCGATCTGCCGGTACTTTTCTTTTGTGTATGCCTCTGCTTTTTGGAGGAGTTCCATTACAGTTCGTGATTTTTTCCCATTACTTTTGGTATCTTGTGTTGAGAGGGTCTTGCTAAACCGCTGCAACAGTTCGTTTCCTATATGAGGATCGCCGTCATTGATGAGCCGAAAAATAATTGTATCTTTTTCGCTACTGGGAAGCCCGTCTATCCAGATTTTGAGCTTTTGATCATTTTGAATTGATTTTTGTTCTGCAATACTACTTTCAGCGGCCACCTGGATAAGATCCTTATCGAGCCGCATGAAAT is from Candidatus Electrothrix sp. GW3-4 and encodes:
- a CDS encoding IS630 family transposase yields the protein MNNRKIQYWVIPPKHDAEFVANMEDVIEVYERPYNPNHPFLCMDEQPVQLIKETRLPIPATKNHAKRVDYEYERNGTASIFMFTEPLSGWREATARPRRTKTDWAIEVARLLEGRYAECEKITLVCDNLNTHTKGAFYEAFPPERARALVRRIEFCYTPKHGSWLNIAENELSSMTRQCLANRRIGDIETLQKEIAAWSSDVNNTQRGVEWQMKISDARCKLKSVYPKIKS